The Quercus robur chromosome 3, dhQueRobu3.1, whole genome shotgun sequence DNA segment tatgCATGATCCCCTGCTttaagataatattatttaaatttagtttCTCACAAACAGTTTCTTGCAATTATCATGACCTGTTTTTCTCCTTGTTTCTTTTAGGTTCTCAACCTTCTGGAACAACTAAGAGCCACAAAATTGCCTTAGCCTTTGGTTCAAGCCTAGGTTGTATCTGCCTATTAATTCTTGGGTTTGGTTTCCTTCTTTGGTGGAGGCAGAGACACAACAAGCAAATATTCTTCGATGTTAATggttagtaaaataaattttctttcagAAAAATTAGTAAAGCACTTAGAACCAAATGAGTTTGTTCTGATTAATAGACTCTCTCAAATTTCAGAACAACATCATGAAGAACTTTGCCTTGGAAACTTAAAGAAATTTCAGTTTAGAGAACTACAAATTGCTACAAACAATTTCAGCAGCAAGAACCTGATTGGAAAGGGCGGCTTCGGTAATGTCTATAAAGGTTATCTTCATGATGGTACACTAGTAGCTGTGAAGAGACTCAAAGATGGAAATGCCATTGGGGGTGAGATCCAATTTCAAACAGAAGTTGAGATGATCAGTCTAGCAGTGCACCGAAATCTCCTCCGTCTTTATGGATTTTGTATGACAAGCACAGAGAGGCTTTTGGTTTACCCTTACATGTCAAATGGGAGTGTTGCTTCCCGTCTCAAAGGTAAGGGGGACTAACCAAGGATTATACTATAGCTACGTCCCTTTGTTTGGGACAATTTGCTGAGCAAGTAGAGCAAGATGTTAACGCGTAATTCAGTTGCAAATTCTGCACTAATATATTAACTTTGTTTCACtatcttcttttcttcattGTAGCAAAACCAGCCTTGGATTGGGGTACAAGGAAAAGAATTGCCTTGGGAGCTGCAAGGGGATTATTATACTTACATGAGCAGTGTGATCCCAAGATAATTCACAGGGATGTGAAAGCTGCAAATATATTGCTTGACGACTACTGTGAGGCAGTGGTAGGAGATTTTGGACTGGCAAAGCTGTTGGATCACCGTGATTCACATGTGACTACAGCGGTGAGAGGCACCGTGGGGCACATAGCTCCTGAGTATCTCTCAACAGGCCAGTCCTCTGAGAAAACAgatgtttttggttttgggatCCTTCTACTTGAACTAATATCTGGGCTAAGGGCTCTAGAGTTTGGGAAAGCTGCAAACCAAAAAGGAGCCATGCTTGACTGGGTAAGACAAACACATTGTGAACATTACAAGGTCAACTTAAAACTCCATCTGCCTTCGTAAAAAATATATCTAATTCATGACAGTATAATTGCAGGTGAGGAAAATTCATCAGGAAAAGAAGCTTGATATGCTAGTTGACAAGGACTTGAAAAACAACTATGATCGGATAGAGCTCGAAGAAATGGTTCGAGTAGCTTTGATATGTACTCAATACCTTCCAAGTCACAGGCCAAAGATGTCTGAAGTGGTCCGAATGCTCGAAGGAGATGGGCTTGCTGAGAAATGGGAGGCTTCTCAAAGAGCTGAATCAACCAGGTCCAGAGCCAATGAATTCTCCTCTTCAGAGAGATACTCAGATCTTACTGACGACTCTTCTTTGCTTGCCCAAGCAATGGAGCTCTCTGGACCCAGGTGACAAGGTTGTGAAAATGGAAACGAAGTTAAAATTATGAAAGGAAAAATCAGTAATACAATCAGATTACAAGAATCTGAGTCCAAAATCCCAGTTGAACTGAGTTTGTTGTATATTAGAATCATATTGAAGCCCCAAAGATTTGTGTTAATTTATGACTGTACAGACTCTGATTTAAGAAATAGGCGTTTGGGTGAGTGTTACATGTGCTTTGGTTTCTGCTGAGTGAAGAAATTTTTTCAGATAAATGTCATACTAAGAGTCCTGAAGTTGTAAGAATAATCTTCTTGGGATGAGCTTCGTTTGTTTTAATAGCATGTTGAATCGGGAAAGAGATTCATTACTCTGTTAACACTGGAATTGTGATGCTTATTCTTTGTCCTAAAACCAATATCAACTTCCACGATTTGTTTTCAGAACTTCCATAAAATCAAGAAAACATGTACAATATCTCAGTCCTTTACTGCAGAGAATAGACATGTAATTATGTAGGATGCATTCATGGTCCACACTATTCTTTATTGAAATTGATAGTGACAATGACGAGATTGTTCGGTCTAATATTGGATAGCTGGCTGGAAGTGTGAAGGAATTGGCATCTATCATCCTTTAACCTTTTGTTAAAGATAAGATCAGATTCTCAAAAGTGAAACCTAGATTTGGAAAATAGCGAGATGTGGTTCATCCACTAATTGAACACTATAAGGCATAAAAAATGGTACAAAATGCATcttcaacccaaaaaattcaTGAAGGGCATTACACATCAACTCAAATTATTGTCCCCAATTACACTGTGTCACATGAATATTTTGACTGCCTAGTCTTGACTTGATTCAAATTGCagggcttttaatttttatagtcCAAATTAATTACAGAAGATCAAAATGAAGTTGTTCAAGGGTGATATTCCCTTTTACAAAATATTGGGTGGTCCTAGTAATGCACCAACTAAAGGTGGGGGATATTGAAGATTCCAGGGCTGCCTAATGGCCAGAGAATAGAAATTCTAAAGAATCTAACaaaagaaacataaataaaGATGTGCACACTGCACAGTTCCACTTGTTGCAAGATAAGTATGGgcaaaaatatgtataatttatctTCAGAGCTGTTAGATTTAACTTTCTCTTCAACAGCAACAATTATGCAATGTATGGCTGATGATTTAATTGGATCTAAATAatattaacatttttatttcGATGATAAAGTTACACAAATGTAATTGGGAAGCAACTCTGCCAAAGGGATTGAAACAAAAGAGATTGAATGATAAACCAAAGCATTACATGAGAAAACCATGTTTAATTCTGGATGAATAGAATTTCTGCTCTAGGAGAAGCCCGCCGAAACCTCACCAACTCAATCAACATATTCAGTCTTCCCTCTGTAACAAATGAACAAGGTGCGATGCTCATTACCTCAAGCACTGGAGAATTTTCAAGCAAAAACTTGATGAATTCCATCTCATGAGGTACGCCAGACATCTCTGTCATCTTTACAACTTTAAGTCTCCCAAATATGCAATGTGAAGGACATTCTTTCtcccaaaaatccaaatcaGTTGCTTCCATAGCAGTTAGCGTGTTTAAGGAGCTCTAATAGAAATTAATGTATAGAAACATGTTAgtcataataaaaaaactattaacaAATGTTTCACAAAACAAATACTAAGACATTCACCAAATAAAGCCTCAACACGTTCAACATAGCTTACCGAGATTTGAAGTTCCTTCAAGTTAGGAGAGTTCGTAATCAAGCGAAGAACAACAAGTATCTCTTTCATATCTTCAAAACTTACTTGATATAATTCAATAATCTTcaaattgatatatttaattGGAAGTCTTCCTGGGTCATCACCTACAGTCAAGTACTAGAGACGGGAAATAAGAAATCATTAAGATAGTTTCGTATAAAAACTATAAGCGTCCCTGATAATAAATCCAACTCAAAACAAAGTAAGGGAAGACACACTAGACAAATAAAAACAGAACATAGTGTTACCTTTGTGAAGTAGATACGCCCAATGAGCCTCTCAAGATGTGGTGCACCACCAAGAAACTTGATAAAATTACAACTGGAACTTTGTTCCATGTGTTCAGCAATGTCCTCAGTCATATACATGGCAACAGACATTGCGATCAGAAGAGGAGTATTTTCAAGACAAATGTCTTTGAATTCACCTTCAAGGCACAAGTATTTGAGATTTGGGGAACGAATATTAAGCGTTAGACTATCAATGTATGATAGTGACAGACTCTCAAGAAGAGGGCAACTAATGATAACACTTTCAATTGCATCAGAGGCAACATAAACTTGGTGAAGCTTAAGGCTCTTCAAAAAAGAGAATCCCTTAAAAGTAGGTGGTGGATCTAGTTCACAACGAGACAGCTCCAAATGGgttaattttttacaattaaaaagaCATGAAGGTACCCTAATCCACTCATTTTCATCCAATTCAAGAACCAATTCTTTGATATCTTTCCTTGAAAGGAAAAGTATCCATTGATCTATATCTGGGCAGCTCGTCAAGAATGAAGTACAAAGCTGGAACTTGTGAATTGGTCCTTGATGGAGAAATAGAGCCCGAGTGATAAAGTTTATAAGCTTGTTCTCGACAAATGTTCGGTCATTAGTTGAAGTAACACATTTTTCGTCAAATGCAAGATGAGTGAGTGTGGCCCATCTATACCTCCATTTACTTGACAAAATGCTTGTCCTTACTGCCTCTACTATTGGTAGCCGAGTGAGAATACTCTCTATAATGCTTTGAGGTAAATCACTAATCAAATCCAAATCCGGAGAATCACCCATTTGTGTGTCTCAGCCAAAATGACAATCGAGCAATGCCAACACAACCTATaagcaattgaaaaaaaattttaactcaaaaatcaacTGCCACACTGCTATGTTTTCATTATATTCCacatttcacaacaaaatcaataatttaaataaaaaataaataaataacccattTCTTAACAAAATCATTAATGCAATATATCTTCTACTATTCCATCATTAGAATCTGAGGAAACAAAGACCCACTACTCAGATGTCTCCAATATGAATATTTCTTTGTTATATAAGCAATTGGCAAACAAATTCATCAAGAGCACAAAATTAATAATGTTCTACTTCTATTGTATAAGTGCTAATGAATTTGAAACTCAAAttcagccccccccccccccccccccccaaaaaaaaaaaataaataaaaattagatctTAGACAAAAACGAATTattaaagagaaaagaaaccaACATTTAGACGAAAGCGAAATAAACATTTCCGTAGATTAATAAAaacatttgaaataaataaagcaaaaaaaaaaaaaaaaagattaccgAGATTGGAAGATGAAAGTTGTTCTTATCCGGAAGAAGAATGTCAAATTTTGCTATGTGAAGGCAACCGAAAGTTTGTAGTTTGGTAATAACGCGGAAAGAAAGAGATGCGACGGTGTGGATTGTGGAATGGAAGAAACACATTTCAgtacttttaattttaatttaggcCCAAATGCTAAAACAACCTTcggatttggtttttttttttttttttttttttttgggttgggtttaagttactTGGTGTAACTATAAGTAATGTTATATCatttaataacttgttatagaattcatattttgaaaatcataccattaaattatatattatatatgttcttaacaatcatactaattttcatgtcaattagatgttatttatcatttgatctataaactcatcttttatgtattattttaaattacaaaaatttgaacttaaaaaattgattgataatatagctattaatttttaatcaccttaaaattttgcaagcatggagaatatacgaaaataatataatctaacggtaaatttgtcaaaatttgcatccaattaaaaaatattgcatggtgtaacattacttagaattataccaagtgtaacttgaacccaactttttatatatatatatatatatatataattttgtataaaaaCACACgtctcaattattttttttaatttaattaagtttttattcttctaaaaaaaaaaatgaagttttataTTCCCCAAATTGACCCTGTAACTAACTTTTgttatcctaaaaaaaaataaaaaataaaaaatatcacatGATCATCACGAGCAATAACATGAGTAAGTTAGTACTCGTTTGTTAAGAGCTGAAGTCGGTTAATGGATAATCACTTTGTCAGGATAAGCTAAACCAATTTTGTTATGGCTGTTATTGGTAGTTAGTTAGCTTATACAACTAGAGTCGACATAGAAACAGTTGGTAGTTAGGCATTGTAGATTCATTGTAACTAAGAGCCTGTTTGGGTAAGCAATTTCCacaactcaattctcagtttccataactcataactcaaaaatggtgggacccatagcaaaaaggttgtttggccaaacgataactctgtttccataactcataactcaatggcatttccgtaaataaacacacatgagggacccacagccgcaacttttgaccaccttttgactttttttttttttcttttttctgggttggctgttcgtcctttttttttttcctgctagGTTGGCGTTGGCAGTTCTttcctccttcttttttttttttttttttttttttttttttttttttcttctgctaggttggcgttggctgttcttacctcttttttttttttttttttttttttttactggttcGTCTGTtctgttccttttttttttctttagtaccTAGGCTCACCAaacttagtgaaaaaaaaaaaaaaaaaaaaaaaaaacccagacggaacagccaacccaggaggaaaaaaaaaaaagaagaagctgctagtgaaaaaaaaaaaaaaaaaaagctgcactGTGACAGGCGTGGGCCctccaaatagtgtgaaaaattatgagtgatggaaactgagtgatgaaggcaaacggatgtgaaaaattgagtgatgagtgatgagtgatgagttatgagtgatgagtgatgagtgatggaaattgagtgtcggaaattgagtgacgaaaaatgcttacccaaacaggccctaatTTTGGCATTGTAAGTGAATATAAAGAAGATTGAACTCATTGTAAAGGAATCATCTAGATTGTTA contains these protein-coding regions:
- the LOC126717989 gene encoding protein NSP-INTERACTING KINASE 2-like, with amino-acid sequence MEKRAEVVLCCVALLCLWSSATGLLSSKGVNYEVQALISIQALLTDPHNVLENWDENAVDPCSWAMITCSADGFVISLGIPSGNFSGSLSPSISNLTNLQTVLLQNNNISGPIPSELGRLQKLRTLDLSANSFTGQLPSTLSHLKSLQYMRLNNNSLSGPIPSALATMTQLTFLDLSYNNLSGPVPRFQNKTFNVIGNPSICATGRENDCFGTTTLLSNFALNNSQSSQPSGTTKSHKIALAFGSSLGCICLLILGFGFLLWWRQRHNKQIFFDVNEQHHEELCLGNLKKFQFRELQIATNNFSSKNLIGKGGFGNVYKGYLHDGTLVAVKRLKDGNAIGGEIQFQTEVEMISLAVHRNLLRLYGFCMTSTERLLVYPYMSNGSVASRLKAKPALDWGTRKRIALGAARGLLYLHEQCDPKIIHRDVKAANILLDDYCEAVVGDFGLAKLLDHRDSHVTTAVRGTVGHIAPEYLSTGQSSEKTDVFGFGILLLELISGLRALEFGKAANQKGAMLDWVRKIHQEKKLDMLVDKDLKNNYDRIELEEMVRVALICTQYLPSHRPKMSEVVRMLEGDGLAEKWEASQRAESTRSRANEFSSSERYSDLTDDSSLLAQAMELSGPR
- the LOC126717990 gene encoding F-box/FBD/LRR-repeat protein At1g13570; translation: MGDSPDLDLISDLPQSIIESILTRLPIVEAVRTSILSSKWRYRWATLTHLAFDEKCVTSTNDRTFVENKLINFITRALFLHQGPIHKFQLCTSFLTSCPDIDQWILFLSRKDIKELVLELDENEWIRVPSCLFNCKKLTHLELSRCELDPPPTFKGFSFLKSLKLHQVYVASDAIESVIISCPLLESLSLSYIDSLTLNIRSPNLKYLCLEGEFKDICLENTPLLIAMSVAMYMTEDIAEHMEQSSSCNFIKFLGGAPHLERLIGRIYFTKYLTVGDDPGRLPIKYINLKIIELYQVSFEDMKEILVVLRLITNSPNLKELQISSSLNTLTAMEATDLDFWEKECPSHCIFGRLKVVKMTEMSGVPHEMEFIKFLLENSPVLEVMSIAPCSFVTEGRLNMLIELVRFRRASPRAEILFIQN